In Cryptococcus neoformans var. grubii H99 chromosome 9, complete sequence, a genomic segment contains:
- a CDS encoding CTD kinase subunit gamma, translated as MSSFDPFETRIQFINLLRKLNASQQSIQKVTSFAINYGARCGEDLWECVIEQCNKGTLNTRINILYFLDTLVEESLALGPSEAPYGMLLTRDLKTLVDSVVPDTNAGKLNLKSARQILESWRLRRVVDPGVVGDVLKSLEGRKYDSSGPSQKRTHEHAFSKTDIVRRMEEDRERHKRLRERIWILPIPSLLPSKNTVAAPTTLSSSTSNASPATPASPHPSSLVSLSQHQPQSLHLSASVSAGAGAGAEDDMAVSESALDVEFEQIWDRVPEEGLDDDDILQMRADMRRAKLEIAPTSTAPIQTDV; from the exons ATGTCCTCGTTCGATCCATTCGAAACACGCATTCAAttcatcaacctcctccgCAAACTCAACGCCTCCCAGCAATCTATCCAAAAAGTCACTAGCTTCGCCATCAACTATGGCGCAAGATGCGGTGAAGACCTTTGGGAATGCGTGATTGAACAATGTAACAAG GGAACACTGAATACACGCATAAACATTCTTTACTTTCTCGACACCCTCGTTGAAGAAAGCCTTGCTCTGGGACCAAGTGAGGCGCCATATGGCATGTTGTTGACTAGGGATCTCAAAACGTTGGTGGACAGCGTAGTACCAGATACAAATGCCGGAAAACTCAATCTGAAGAGCGCTAGACAG ATTTTGGAGAGCtggaggttgagaagagtggtAGACCCTGGTGTTGTTGGGGACGTACTCAAGTCtctggaaggaaggaaataCGA TAGCTCTGGACCATCACAAAAACGGACGCACGAGCATGCATTCTCAAAGACAGATATTGTCAGgcgaatggaagaagaccgGGAACGT CACAAACGCTTACGTGAACGAATATGGATCCTCCCCAttccatcccttctcccatctAAAAACACCGTCGCCGCTCCTACCACGCTTTCGTCAAGTACTTCAAATGCATCCCCCGCTACGCCCGCTTCCCCacatccatcttctctcgtATCTCTCTCCCAGCACCAACCCCAATCTTTGCATCTTTCCGCCTCAGTTTCAGCAGGAGCAGGTGCAGGAGCAGAGGATGATATGGCTGTCTCAGAGAGCGCGTTGGATGTAGAGTTTGAACAAATTTGGGATAGGGTACCCGAAGAAGGGTtagatgacgatgatatACTTCAAATGAGAGC CGATATGAGAAGAGCAAAACTTGAGATAGCCCCTACTTCAACCGCCCCAATCCAAACCGATGTTTGA
- a CDS encoding CTD kinase subunit gamma, variant, whose amino-acid sequence MSSFDPFETRIQFINLLRKLNASQQSIQKVTSFAINYGARCGEDLWECVIEQCNKGTLNTRINILYFLDTLVEESLALGPSEAPYGMLLTRDLKTLVDSVVPDTNAGKLNLKSARQILESWRLRRVVDPGVVGDVLKSLEGRKYDSGPSQKRTHEHAFSKTDIVRRMEEDRERHKRLRERIWILPIPSLLPSKNTVAAPTTLSSSTSNASPATPASPHPSSLVSLSQHQPQSLHLSASVSAGAGAGAEDDMAVSESALDVEFEQIWDRVPEEGLDDDDILQMRADMRRAKLEIAPTSTAPIQTDV is encoded by the exons ATGTCCTCGTTCGATCCATTCGAAACACGCATTCAAttcatcaacctcctccgCAAACTCAACGCCTCCCAGCAATCTATCCAAAAAGTCACTAGCTTCGCCATCAACTATGGCGCAAGATGCGGTGAAGACCTTTGGGAATGCGTGATTGAACAATGTAACAAG GGAACACTGAATACACGCATAAACATTCTTTACTTTCTCGACACCCTCGTTGAAGAAAGCCTTGCTCTGGGACCAAGTGAGGCGCCATATGGCATGTTGTTGACTAGGGATCTCAAAACGTTGGTGGACAGCGTAGTACCAGATACAAATGCCGGAAAACTCAATCTGAAGAGCGCTAGACAG ATTTTGGAGAGCtggaggttgagaagagtggtAGACCCTGGTGTTGTTGGGGACGTACTCAAGTCtctggaaggaaggaaataCGA CTCTGGACCATCACAAAAACGGACGCACGAGCATGCATTCTCAAAGACAGATATTGTCAGgcgaatggaagaagaccgGGAACGT CACAAACGCTTACGTGAACGAATATGGATCCTCCCCAttccatcccttctcccatctAAAAACACCGTCGCCGCTCCTACCACGCTTTCGTCAAGTACTTCAAATGCATCCCCCGCTACGCCCGCTTCCCCacatccatcttctctcgtATCTCTCTCCCAGCACCAACCCCAATCTTTGCATCTTTCCGCCTCAGTTTCAGCAGGAGCAGGTGCAGGAGCAGAGGATGATATGGCTGTCTCAGAGAGCGCGTTGGATGTAGAGTTTGAACAAATTTGGGATAGGGTACCCGAAGAAGGGTtagatgacgatgatatACTTCAAATGAGAGC CGATATGAGAAGAGCAAAACTTGAGATAGCCCCTACTTCAACCGCCCCAATCCAAACCGATGTTTGA
- a CDS encoding multidrug transporter — MSSSLQPALLSNQMSLTASLPSLDDANPIDDPNPRTACVTPNLSKLTLLKTHMSEYSPTTPPLSLPTRLDQPVSPLSTSTDILSPPAYPGSGTLSDPYIVDFLPSSPLNPYNWSKRYRWAITALIGVTALCPPFASVSYSTTVGEVVEAYGISKELAIAGISLFILGFGLGPLIWAPISELYGRQFAFAASYPIFTVFNLGTALSHNAVALLVTRFFAGVFGSSPLTNAGAQVGDMWAVNERALATSVFALAPFLGPVLGPIAGGYVTERCGYRWVYWIQFIYAGVMTILSIIVVPETYAPTILRRRARSLQAAALSEGKEEYYIAKYDTVKKSKREVVLVGLCRPFEMLFTEVIVGCLSIYGALIYGILYLFFTAFPIVFQQTRGWTVGESGLSFLGMGVGLISGVILNPFLSSHFYSRSRSQLQSHVTPSGHTHTHPPPEARLPVCCIGAILAPIGLFWFAWTSAPPVHWIVPIIACLPFGLAFLLIFTSMTNYLIDSYELYAASALAAQAVSRCIFGAIFPLFASQMYETLGLHWAGTLVAFFSLVCAPMPFLFHRYGSYLRRKSKYAPSIPSVALNKAGEMEQTRMKDEKNEDHSTVNWRRRRRELEAGGIEPEWAADAGLDTRIGGTRERERVWDVEKGVWTE, encoded by the exons ATGTCCTCTTCACTCCAACCGGCTCTCTTATCAAATCAAATGAGCCTCACTGCGTCTCTACCGTCTTTAGACGATGCCAATCCTATAGACGACCCTAATCCGCGCACCGCCTGTGTTACGCCCAATTTAAGCAAGCTCACGCTCCTCAAAACCCACATGTCGGAGTACAGTCCCACCACAccacctctttcacttCCCACCCGCCTCGACCAACCTGTCTCTCCGctctccacttccaccgATATACTATCACCACCAGCGTATCCTGGCTCCGGCACCTTGTCTGATCCATATATCGTCGATTTCTTACCATCTTCACCGCTCAACCCCTATAACTGGTCTAAAAGATACCGATGGGCGATTACTGCTTTGATAGGGGTGACAGCACTTTGTCCTCCTTTTGCGAGTGTATCTTATTCCACAACTGTAGGAGAAGTGGTGGAAGCCTACGGGATTAGCAAGGAACTAGCCATAGCAGGgatctctctcttcatcctaG GTTTCGGACTTGGACCCCTCATCTGGGCCCCCATCTCGGAACTATATGGTCGCCAATTTGCCTTTGCCGCTTCCTACCCCATCTTCACAGTCTTCAACCTTGGTACCGCCCTTTCCCATAACGCTGTAGCATTGCTAGTGACGAGATTCTTTGCTGGGGTTTTCGGGAGTTCGCCTCTGACTAATGCCGGTGCGCAAGTTGGTGATATGTGGGCTGT GAATGAAAGAGCATTGGCTACTAGTGTCTTTGCACTGGCACCGTTCTTAGGCCCTGTGCTCG GGCCCATCGCCGGGGGATATGTAACTGAGCGTTGTGGCTACAGATGGGTATATTGGATCCAATTCATCTACGCTGG CGTCATGACCATCCTCTCTATCATCGTCGTGCCCGAAACATACGCCCCCACCAtcctccgccgccgcgcCCGTTCACTACAAGCTGCAGCTCTATcagaaggcaaggaggagTATTATATCGCGAAGTATGACACGGTCAAGAAGAGTAAGAGAGAGGTCGTCCTGGTGGGGCTATGTCGGCCTTTTGAGATGTTGTTCACCGAAGTCATTGTTGGTTGCCTGTCAATCTATGGTGCATTGATTTATGGCAT ATTATACTTATTCTTCACCGCTTTCCCTATTGTCTTTCAACAGACTCGAGGATGGACTG TCGGTGAATCTggcctttccttcctcggTATGGGCGTCGGCCTCATCTCAGGTGTTATTCTAaaccctttcctctcctcccactTCTATTCCCGCTCCCGTTCTCAACTGCAATCCCACGTCACCCCTTCCGGTCACACTCAcactcatcctcctccggAGGCTCGTCTCCCCGTGTGCTGTATCGGCGCCATCCTCGCCCCTATCGGCCTCTTCTGGTTCGCGTGGACTTCCGCCCCTCCCGTCCACTGGATTGTACCAATTATCGCATGTCTCCCCTTCGGCCTCGCTTTTCTGCTGATTTTTACGAGCATGACGAATTACTTGATTGATAGTTATGAGCTGTACGCGGCAAGTGCGCTCGCTGCCCAAGCGGTGAGTAGATGCATCTTTGGAGCGATCTTCCCGCTGTTTGCGAGTCAGATGTATGAGACCTTGGGATTACATTGGGCTGGAACTT TGGtcgccttcttttcccttgtcTGCGCCCCCATGCCATTCCTATTCCACAGATATGGCTCCTACCTCCGGCGTAAATCCAAATACGCgccttccattccttctGTCGCTTTGAACAAAGCAGGCGAAATGGAgcagacgaggatgaaggatgaaaagaatgaagacCACAGCACTGTTaattggaggaggaggaggagagaactggAAGCTGGGGGGATAGAGCCGGAGTGGGCGGCCGACGCAGGGTTGGATACGCGCATTGGTGGTacgagagagagggaaagagtaTGGGATGTGGAGAAAGGAGTATGGACAGAGTGA
- a CDS encoding geranylgeranyl diphosphate synthase, type III produces the protein MDYSNLRQTITDPKWSESQENILMEPYIYISQNPGKEIRSKLIDAFNQWLEVDKDDLKVITKVVRMLHNASLLMDDVEDNSELRRGLPVAHAIYGLPQTINAANYAYFLAFQELLQLRSGVMGKGKDKEVDLVVAVNEELLQLHRGQGMDLFWRDSLTCPTEKEYIDMVLGKAGGLLRLAVKLMMAKSDSNVDYVPLVNLISVWFQIRDDYMNLQSPAYKSNKGFCEDLTEGKFSFPVVHGVRADTSNRQILNVLQKRTSSTDLKQHIVDYLDNHTKSFHYTRKVLTELEAQIMEEIKVLGGNEKLENVVLALSLEENEEHL, from the exons ATGGACTATTCAAACCTCCGTCAAACAATCACCGACCCAAAATGGTCGGAATCACAGGAGAAC ATATTGATGGAGCCTTACATCTACATATCCCAAAATCCTGGCAAAGAAATACGATCAAAACTTATCGACGCTTTCAATCAATGGTTAGAGGTTGATAAGGATGATTTGAAGGTAATTACAAAGGTTGTGAGAATGCTGCACAATGCTAGTCTTTT AATGGATGACGTGGAAGACAACTCGGAACTAAGAAGGGGCCTTCCGGTCGCTCATGCCATCTATGGCCTTCCCCAAACCATTAACGCGGCCAATTACGCATATTTCCTCGCTTTCCAGGAACTTCTTCAGCTACGATCGGGAgtgatggggaagggaaaagataaagaagtCGACTTGGTGGTTGCTGTCAATG AGGAGCTGTTGCAATTGCATCGAGGCCAAGGGATGGATTTGTTCTGGCGAGATAGCCTGACATGTCCAACAGAAAAGGAGTATATTGATATGGTGCTTGGGA AGGCTGGAGGACTTTTGCGGTTAGCGGTGAAACTCATGATGGCGAAATCGGACTCGAACGT AGATTATGTGCCTCTAGTCAACCTCATCTCGGTGTGGTTCCAAATTCGAGATGATTATATGAACCTCCAGTCACCCGCT TACAAGAGCAATAAGGGTTTCTGTGAGGATTTGACCGAAGGAAAATTCAGTTTTCCTGTGGTGCACGGCGTCAGGGCAGACACTTCCAACCGGCAAATCTTAA ATGTACTTCAGAAGCGGACCTCATCAACTGATCTTAAACAACATATCGTCGACTATCTTGACAACCATACCAAATCATTCCATTATACCCGCAAGGTGTTGACAGAGCTTGAGGCTCAGATTATGGAGGAAATCAAAGTGTTGGGAGGCAATGAAAAGCTGGAGAATGTGGTGCTGGCATTGAGtttggaagagaatgaggaaCATCTTTGA
- a CDS encoding ATP-dependent bile acid transporter produces the protein MSMPSYNASMYVSETETLLPHSPPSPRFFSSSGQYTDNDHDHPVQIDSFLHNVKVCKSALGASLLGTFVMEIWHLSMSVAEVGHWRHSGTQHKAIEATMWADILGTTIICFLSVLYIASLLKPITVLYVFLSPQIQNSSLHRSLCTTTFTFILFLLISHSSPGVTYTVWTHLSSPRLSDPMAEGVYHLRTMGLILALSSVGFMRRGPKMYFPPPRLGTGFGLNTEPEEESTKKNGSDIGGYGEDGDQNHDEDRRKGVVVKLTPAQAIDDPLASAVSAITIERQRLSPKVPEEPKPNVFDYNNSSMINFVLLTYIAPLAIRSAHVASLHQSDLPILEDETRNSGVYETAFASNSASQTKLIGLKRMVGSKTTTSWQLVKTLWVGMGWTVFISFVLETTRNLISFIQIAALHEIIQSFKQSPGEDKSYAYLMFWAMFFGQTVEVLLSAYCCVRENYMLHIPVRMNISSIILAKILRTTDAKALEAHNTIDSNSDNGKERKGTKEKKTSEARGRSQVMNLLTIDTNTVASLATHTWSFTNGITTLIIGASMLYGMLGVSAFVGIACVPFSTPLTWLVAKLIYRCDIEWARARDARTGALKEFLLGIKVIKLNAFEPYFMHRISKLRAHEVKWQRWRFTLGTAFNVLADQLPILSILITFAFHTKIMGRPLDAPTAFVALNIFNRVKDGLQTFPQIIQTFLSCKVSLDRLSRYLSQPEIDDDRSESVSRRIICRDATITWPVGEGIDKGDTVRFKLEGLDLKVPEGRLSLLCGPLGSGKTLLLRAFLGEAKVEKGSVLAPKSLPDATPILLDNEIEATIHWTAEHWLDDSIAYAPQQSFIRHGTLRDNILFGQPMWRERYQEALRQAALLPDLEILEDGDMTEVGENGVTLSGGQKARVNLARCIYSRALTIYLDDILSAVDAHTAQFIYQECLQGSLLRNRTVVLVTHHVRLVLPAASYVISLNAEGRIDQACSPSQIDLNILSEFAPNSPINSEDIKPAAQVEMKQPINVGAFDAKTTRKLYQEEQRAVGRVSGSHYFLIFRAAGGIWYWLILAILYGGHRALTMLRIFWLEHWSANPSPEHLNYNLIVYTAIVNFGILIGAFRWIWLYGINNVGFYSRGNRRVHDLIMARLFSAPLQFFEKTPQGRLLNVFGQDMWRLDCNVADDFGRTIMAALAIITSAAVVFFKEPLVTIIAVAFGIPLFWFSGHLNKLRSDIRRLTATASSPLYSLYNEAIDGIVMIRAFGQDKLMMATMKVLNNRERATYLADWTVYNWVSAFIRILTNVVITATSFALIERNISPSQAGLILNFALTVSGGLFGLMEQYSHLEQTFVSAERISQYTTMSEHESEEGVCPPPEWPQQGRIDVRKLSVRYAPDLPQVLKNVSFTVEPGMHVGLVGATGSGKSTLALSLFRAIEYMQGEIMIDGVNISGLILSELRGRLNMVAQDGMLCSGTLREALDVTGGRSDQEIFDALRKVHLISNEMSQEELVENPFANLETYVAIEGTNFSQGQRQLLCLARALLKQSKILVMDEATSSVDFETDSKITAMIKECFMGTTMLVIAHRLATIMQYDMVLVLDQGQIIESGKPRELIHNNQSVFYGLCMAQGKGEYATLCKIAAITG, from the exons ATGAGCATGCCTTCTTATAACGCATCGATGTATGTATCCGAGACGGAGACGCTCTTACCCCACTCTCCGCCTTCTCcccgctttttctcttcctcaggCCAGTACACCGATAACGATCATGATCATCCCGTCCAAATTGACAGCTTTCTTCACAATGTGAAGGTATGTAAATCGGCTCTTGGGGCATCCCTCTTAGGTACCTTCGTGATGGAAATATGGCACCTGTCTATGTCTGTAGCGGAAGTAGGACATTGGAGACATAGTGGAACTCAACACAAAGCTATAGAAGCTACGATGTGGGCGGACATATTGGGAACAACAATCATT TGCTTCTTATCGGTCCTCTACATTGCATCACTCTTGAAACCCATTACCGTCCTCTAcgttttcctttccccacAAATTCAAAactcctccctccaccGTTCCCTCTGTACTACTActttcaccttcatcctcttcctcctcatttCCCACTCTTCTCCGGGTGTAACTTACACGGTATGGAcccatctctcatctccaaggCTGAGCGACCCAATGGCAGAAGGGGTATATCACCTCCGTACAATGGGGTTGATCTTGGCCCTCTCAAGCGTGGGATTTATGCGTCGGGGTCCAAAGATGTACTTCCCTCCACCGAGATTAGGGACAGGGTTCGGGCTGAATACTGAGcccgaagaggagagtaCGAAGAAGAACGGGAGTGACATTGGCGGATatggggaagatggagatcaAAATCATGATGAGGACAGGAGAAAGGGGGTGGTTGTCAAACTGACACCTGCACAAGCGATCGATGATCCCCTGGCCTCCGCAGTGTCAGCGATTACCATCGAACGCCAACGACTATCCCCAAAAGTTCCTGAAGAGCCAAAGCCTAATGTATTCGATTACAACAACTCTTCCATGATCAACTTTGTCCTCCTTACCTAC ATTGCCCCCCTCGCCATCCGTTCTGCACATGTAGCAAGTCTTCATCAATCCGATCTTCCTATTCTTGAAGACGAGACGAGAAATAGTGGGGTGTATGAGACAGCTTTCGCCTCCAACTCTGCTTCGCAGACGAAGTTAATTGGATTAAAACGGATGGTGGGGTCGAAAACGACCACGAGCTGGCAACTCGTCAAAACTCTTTGGGTAGGGATGGGTTGGACTGTGTTCATCT CATTCGTACTCGAAACTACACGCAATCTCATTAGCTTCATCCAAATCGCCGCTTTACACGAAATCATCCAGTCATTCAAACAATCTCCAGGAGAGGACAAGAGCTATGCGTACTTGATGTTTTGGGCAATGTTCTTCGGCCAGACGGTAGAGGTCTTGTTGTCAGCTTACTGTTG TGTACGAGAGAATTATATGCTCCATATTCCTGTACGAATGAACATCAGCTCTATC ATTCTTGCTAAAATCCTGCGCACAACCGATGCTAAAGCCCTCGAAGCGCACAACACGATCGATTCTAACTCTGATAACGGAAAGGAGCGAAAGGGtacaaaagaaaagaagacaagCGAAGCGAGAGGACGAAGTCAGGTGATGAATCTGCTCACGATTGATACGAACACCGTCGCTTCGCTGGCTACCCATACATGGAGCTTTACCAACGGTATCACTACCT TAATTATCGGAGCCAGTATGTTGTATGGAATGTTGGGTGTCAGTGCCTTTGTGGGTATAGCATGTGTACCGTTCAGTACGCCTTTAACGTGGCTAGTCGCCAAGTTGATATATC GTTGTGATATTGAATGGGCCAGGGCTCGGGATGCCAGGACAGGGGCATTGAAAGAGTTTTTACTAGGCATCAAGGTCATCAAG TTGAATGCCTTTGAACCTTACTTTATGCATAGGATATCGAAGCTACGGGCTCACGAAGTCAA ATGGCAGCGATGGCGCTTCACTCTCGGCACAGCATTCAACGTCCTAGCGGACCAACTCCccattctctccatccttaTCACTTTTGCATTCCATACTAAGATCATGGGGCGACCGCTTGATGCACCTACGGCTTTCGTGGCGCTTAATAT CTTCAATCGTGTCAAAGACGGCCTCCAAACATTCCCCCAGATCATCCAAACATTTCTCTCGTGCAAAGTATCCCTCGATCGTCTATCGCGCTACCTTTCTCAGCCGGAGATTGACGATGATCGCTCGGAAAGCGTTTCAAGGAGAATTATCTGCCGGGATGCCACGATTACTTGGCCTGTAGGGGAAGGTATTGATAAAGGAGATACAGTGAGATTCAAGCTTGAAGGCCTGGACCTGAAGGTCCCGGAAGGAAGGTTGAGTTTACTTTGTGGACCTCTTGGTTCGGGAAAGACTTTGTTG CTCCGAGCCTTCTTAGGTGAGGCGAAGGTCGAAAAGGGGTCCGTCCTTGCACCCAAAAGCCTTCCCGATGCTACTCCTATTCTTCTTGACAATGAGATTGAAGCAACCATTCACTGGACGGCTGAACACTGGCTCGATGACTCCATAGCGTACGCTCCTCAACAGAGTTTCATCCGGCACGGTACTCTTCGCGATAATATTCTCTTTGGGCAGCCGATGTGGAGGGAGAGGTATCAGGAAGCGCTGAGACAGGCTGCACTTTTGCCGGATCTAGAGATcttggaggatggtgaCATGACAGAAGTGGGAGAGAACGGTGTGACGCTC AGTGGTGGCCAGAAAGCAAGGGTCAACCTTGCGCGCTGCATCTACTCCCGCGCTTTAACTATCTACCTTGATGACATTCTCTCAGCTGTTGACGCCCATACCGCCCAGTTCATCTATCAAGAATGTCTGCAAGGTAGTTTGCTCAGGAACCGAACAGTTGTTCTTGTCACCCACCATGTGCGGCTGGTGTTGCCCGCCGCCAGCTACGTCATTTCTCTCAATGCGGAAGGAAGAATCGATCAAGCGtgttctccttctcaaatCGATCTTAACATCTTATCGGAATTTGCCCCAAACTCTCCCATCAATAGTGAAGACATAAAGCCGGCTGCTCAAGTTGAGATGAAGCAACCCATCAACGTCGGCGCCTTCGACGCTAAAACTACGCGCAAATTATaccaagaagagcaaagagCTGTTGGTCGGGTCTCCGGTAGCCACTACTTCCTTATTTTCCGTGCAGCGGGCGGAATATGGTACTGGCTCATTCTTGCCATACTATACGGTGGACATCGGGCTCTTACAATGTTAAGAATTTTTTGGCTCGAACATTGGTCAGCCAACCCTAGCCCTGAACATCTGAACTACAACCTTATTGTTTACACTGCCATCGTCAATTTTGGGATCCTGATAGGCGCTTTCAGGTGGATATGGCTTTATGGGATCAATAACGTTGGGTTCTACTCAAGAGGCAATAGACGTGTACATGATCTCATCATGGCGAGGTTATTCTCTGCCCCGCTTCAATTTTTTGAGAAAACCCCACAAGGGAGGCTGCTGAATGTTTTTGGCCAAGATATGTGGAGGCTTGATTGTAATGTGGCGGACGATTTTGGAA GAACAATCATGGCTG CTCTTGCGATTATAACCTCTGCGGCTGTTGTCTTTTTCAAGGAACCC CTTGTCACCATTATCGCTGTTGCATTTGGAATACCTTTATTCTGGTTCAGCGGACA TCTCAACAAATTGCGATCGGATATACGCCGACTTACAGCTACTGCAAGCTCACCACTTTACTCACTTTACAATGAAGCCATCGATGGTATTGTTATGATTAGAGCATTTGGCCAGGATAAACTCATGATGGCGACAATGAAGGTGCTAAACAATCGGGAGCGGGCAACTTATCTGGCAGACTGGACCG TATACAACTGGGTCTCAGCTTTCATTCGAATTCTCACCAATGTCGTCATCACTGCCacttcctttgccttgaTTGAGAGAAATATTTCCCCTTCGCAAGCTGGTCTCATTTTGAATTTTGCTTTGACAGTTTCAGGTG GTCTTTTTGGTTTGATGGAGCAGTACAGTCACCTTGAACAGACATTTGTCAGTGCAGAACGCATAAGCCAAT ATACCACTATGTCGGAACATGAGTCTGAAGAGGGAGTATGTCCGCCTCCTGAGTGGCCCCAACAAGGAAGGATAGATGTGAGAAAACTGAGTGTGAGATACGCTCCGGACCTTCCGCAAGTGTTGAAAAACGTCTCCTTCACGGTCGAA CCTGGCATGCATGTCGGTCTGGTAGGAGCTACCGGTTCTGGTAAATCGACTTTGGCTTTGAGTCTGTTCCGCGCTATCGAATATATGCAAGGAGAGATCATGATTGATGGTGTCA ACATCTCGGGTCTCATCCTTTCCGAATTGCGAGGTCGATTGAATATGGTGGCGCAAGATGGGATGCTGTGCTCTGGTACTCTCAGAGAAGCGTTAGATGTTacgggaggaagaa GCGATCAAGAGATATTCGATGCTCTTCGCAAAGTGCATCTAATCTCTAATGAAATGTCACAAGAAGAGTTAGTTGAAAACCCATTTGCGAACCTTGAAACATATGTGGCTATCG AAGGAACAAACTTCAGTCAGGGGCAGCGCCAACTTCTCTGCTTAGCGAGAGCGTTGCTCAAGCAGTCGAAGATCTTGGTTAtggatgaag CGACATCGTCCGTTGATTTTGA GACGGATTCTAAGATCACTGCAATGATCAAGGAATGTTTTATGGGCACTACAATGCTTGTCATCGCTCATCGTCTAGCGACGATTATGCAGTA CGATATGGTACTGGTATTGGATCAGGGTCAAATTATAGAGTCTG GTAAACCTCGAGAGCTCATACATAACAACCAGTCTGTGTTCTACGGCCTCTGTATGGCACAAGGTAAAGGGGAATATGCGACCTTGTGTAAGATAGCTGCGATTACTGGATAG